A single region of the Changchengzhania lutea genome encodes:
- a CDS encoding alpha-hydroxy acid oxidase — MKLKFDTRYPSINDLRTKAQKKIPKFAFEYLDGGCNEDVNLHRNTSELREVQLKPNYLRDHHGSSLKTKLFGIEYDAPFGIAPVGLQGLIWPNSPEILAKAAFEHNIPFVLSTVTTTSIERAGELTEGKAWFQLYHPTEDRLRDDIIKRAQAAECPVLVILCDVPTFGFRPRDIRNGLAMPPKMNLTNILQAFGRPHWSLQTLKHGIPSFEVLKPYMPKGLDLKQLGKFMDQTFSGRLNEEKIKPIRDMWKGKLVLKGVASEYDAEEAIRLGIDGIIVSNHGGRQLDAGQSTIKPLPTIAEKYGDQIEVMMDSGIRSGPDVARAMASGAKFTFMGRSFMYGVSALGKKGGNHTISLLKTELQQVMEQICCENTSDFPYHLIK; from the coding sequence ATGAAATTAAAATTCGATACTCGTTACCCGTCTATTAATGATTTAAGAACCAAAGCTCAAAAAAAAATTCCAAAATTTGCCTTTGAATATTTGGATGGTGGTTGTAATGAAGACGTTAATTTACATCGTAATACATCGGAACTTAGAGAAGTTCAATTGAAACCCAATTATCTTCGGGATCACCATGGTTCTTCGCTAAAAACCAAATTATTTGGTATAGAATATGATGCGCCCTTTGGCATAGCACCCGTTGGGCTGCAAGGGCTTATTTGGCCCAATTCACCAGAAATTTTAGCTAAAGCCGCTTTTGAGCATAATATTCCGTTTGTTCTAAGTACGGTTACTACCACAAGTATAGAACGAGCGGGTGAACTTACAGAAGGAAAAGCCTGGTTTCAGCTTTATCATCCAACAGAGGATAGATTAAGAGATGATATTATTAAACGGGCACAGGCTGCGGAATGTCCAGTTTTGGTTATTCTTTGCGATGTTCCTACGTTTGGTTTCCGACCCAGAGATATTAGAAACGGATTGGCCATGCCTCCTAAAATGAACTTAACTAATATTTTACAAGCATTTGGCAGACCACATTGGAGTTTACAAACGCTAAAGCATGGTATACCAAGTTTTGAGGTTTTGAAACCATACATGCCTAAAGGATTAGATTTAAAACAACTAGGTAAGTTTATGGATCAAACCTTTAGCGGTAGATTAAATGAAGAAAAAATAAAGCCCATTCGCGATATGTGGAAAGGTAAATTGGTTTTAAAAGGCGTAGCCTCAGAATATGATGCAGAAGAAGCTATCAGACTTGGGATTGATGGTATTATTGTTTCCAACCATGGCGGCCGTCAATTAGATGCAGGACAATCCACTATTAAGCCATTACCAACCATTGCCGAAAAATATGGTGACCAAATAGAAGTGATGATGGATAGCGGTATCCGTTCAGGTCCTGATGTTGCAAGAGCTATGGCCAGTGGTGCTAAATTCACTTTTATGGGACGTTCTTTTATGTATGGTGTTTCAGCACTTGGCAAAAAAGGTGGCAACCATACGATATCTTTATTAAAGACAGAATTACAACAAGTTATGGAACAAATTTGTTGTGAAAACACCTCGGATTTTCCATACCATTTAATAAAATAA
- a CDS encoding FGGY-family carbohydrate kinase — MGKQQKVTAVFDIGKTNKKFFLFDEDFKEVHKEYIHFDEITDEDGFPTENLPALQSWLKEVFHRILEAKEYHVKAINFSTYGASFVHIDEYGKPITPLYNYTKPVDQNLVDDFFEKYGPRKEFLKKTGCADLSMLNSGIQLYWLKYTKPEVFKKIKYSLHLPQYLTYIFSGIPLSEYTSIGCHTALWDYGKKDYHEWVYTENINKILPPIVSTETSINMNYNGKRIKIGVGIHDSSAALLPYVKSIKKKFILVSTGTWSIVFNPFTENPIATEADDNSAINYMRINGKPVKATRVFLGNEYKIQVAKLDRHFGVSDDYHRSVKFDFDTYFEIIQDFKHYYKWESITDEDMPEKTQMSYQKYEHAYHQLMTELVLLQIKCIKKALGKNNIERIYIDGGFSNNDIYIKLLSHYFRDKKLSTTDASLGSALGAAISISDNKLNSKFLKQNYALKKHVPFIIK, encoded by the coding sequence ATGGGGAAGCAACAAAAAGTAACGGCCGTTTTCGATATTGGAAAAACCAATAAAAAGTTTTTTCTCTTTGATGAAGATTTCAAGGAAGTCCATAAAGAATACATTCATTTTGATGAAATCACTGATGAAGACGGATTTCCAACCGAAAACCTACCCGCTTTACAATCATGGCTCAAAGAGGTTTTTCATCGAATTTTAGAAGCAAAAGAATATCATGTAAAAGCCATAAATTTTTCTACTTATGGAGCGAGTTTTGTGCATATAGACGAATATGGAAAACCTATAACACCCTTATATAATTACACAAAACCTGTTGACCAAAATTTGGTTGATGATTTCTTTGAAAAATATGGTCCAAGAAAAGAATTCCTTAAAAAAACAGGATGTGCAGATTTAAGCATGTTAAATTCTGGTATTCAATTATATTGGTTAAAATATACTAAACCAGAGGTTTTTAAAAAAATCAAATATTCACTACACCTGCCACAGTATCTTACTTATATTTTCTCAGGTATTCCGTTAAGTGAATACACAAGTATTGGTTGCCACACGGCCCTATGGGATTATGGGAAGAAAGATTATCATGAATGGGTCTACACTGAAAATATTAACAAAATCCTACCACCCATTGTTTCTACAGAAACAAGCATAAATATGAATTATAATGGAAAACGTATTAAAATCGGTGTAGGTATTCATGATAGTTCAGCGGCTTTGTTACCTTATGTAAAAAGTATCAAGAAAAAATTTATTTTAGTATCTACAGGAACTTGGAGTATTGTTTTTAACCCCTTTACTGAAAACCCTATCGCTACAGAAGCAGATGATAACAGTGCCATTAATTACATGCGCATTAACGGAAAACCTGTTAAGGCGACACGTGTTTTTTTAGGTAATGAATATAAAATTCAAGTTGCCAAACTCGATAGGCATTTTGGTGTAAGTGATGACTATCACCGTTCGGTCAAATTTGATTTTGACACTTATTTTGAAATCATTCAAGATTTTAAACATTATTACAAATGGGAAAGTATCACGGATGAAGACATGCCAGAGAAAACCCAAATGTCCTATCAAAAATATGAACATGCGTACCATCAATTAATGACAGAGCTGGTCCTTCTTCAAATTAAATGTATAAAAAAAGCATTAGGGAAAAACAATATCGAAAGAATATATATAGACGGTGGCTTTAGCAATAACGATATTTACATTAAACTCTTATCACACTATTTTAGGGATAAAAAACTAAGTACCACAGATGCGTCGCTAGGTTCTGCTTTGGGGGCAGCCATTTCAATCTCAGACAATAAATTAAACTCAAAATTTTTAAAACAAAATTATGCACTCAAAAAACATGTCCCTTTTATAATTAAATAA